The sequence below is a genomic window from Candidatus Saganbacteria bacterium.
GCAAATCTTTCTTCGACAATAAACGACCTGAAAGAGCAGGGGCTCTGGATAGTCGGGATCGATCACAACGGCAGTAACAAGTTAAGCGAAATTGATTATGCGCTGCCCTTGGCGATAGTGATCGGCGGCGAGAACAAAGGGATAGCTCCTCTGGTAAAGACAAGATGTGATTTTATGGTAAGAATACCGATGAGGGGACAGATATCCTCGCTTAACGCTTCAGTTGCTGCTGCTATTATTATGTACGAGGCTTACCGCAAGAGAAAACCGCAGAAGTTCTAGGCCTGCCTGTACCAGTATTTCATTATCATCAAGATAACTACTGTCGCGCAGGTGAAGAAGTTGGCTACAATGATAATCCAATCACCAAGATAGATCCCGTATATTGCCCAAAAGAACGTGCCTATCGAGGAAAAAGACAGTGTGACCAGGGAAACATCTTTTAAATGCCCGGTCTTCAGACCTTTGATTATTTGCGGGACAAATCCGGTAGAAGTTAGAAATGCCGCAAGTAAAGCTATGAATTTAAAAATCATGATGCGATTATAACATGGATCGGATTTGCCAAAGCAAAGGACAGTCAAAATTGAAAAAAACAGGGTGTTTTGATAGTATAATTAAAGAGTTGCATTTGCGGAGGGGTGGCCGAGCGGCTAATGGCAACAGACTGTAAATCTGTCGACGAAAGTCTTCGGAGGTTCGAATCCTCCCCCCTCCAAATCAGAACTTCCAGGTAGCTCCTACCATCTGGGTCTTGTCAAAAGCGCCGCCGAGATAAGCGTAATCTACAATAAATCCGCCGACGCCTACGGAAGCTCCCGCAGTCTTGCTGCCATCATAAAGACCCGCCCTTATGGCAATTCCGCGGATAGGACGTACTTCAACACCATAATGCATCGAAGCTTTTTCGCCTCCCGCCACGTTCTGCGCGAAGACGTTATGCCCGTCAACAGCGATAGTGATCTCGTCTATAGGCTTGATCGCGGCTCCCGCATTGACCAGCATAGAATATCTGGTCACTGCGCCGTTCTGCCAGTTGATATCCGTTGTCAGGATCTCTTTTACCGCGAGACCGAGAGACAAATTAGGAAGCGGTTTACCGATAGCGCCCAGGTCTATTCCGGCGCCGAACCCCTTGATCCCAGTGCTTATTACTTTGAGGTCATAGAAATTCAGGTTGGCGCCAACCGCCACTCTTTCTTCCCAGCCTGAGGCGACAGATACCGTGTACCAGTTGCGGAACTCGTCAAGTGCGGGGTTAATATCGTTAAGCCATGTCAAACCCAGTGCGAACTGAGCTTTGTTGTATGGAAGATCGCCCGGGTTCTCATACCTGTTATCCCAGTAAGTGTGACCGTGAGGCGCGAAATTCATATTTATTGTCAAATTCTGTATGGGGCCGAAGATGCCGGCAGATTTTTGGGCGTCCGGTTTAGGGGTCGCTCTTTTAACGGGATTCCTTGAATAAGAAGTATCCGTTCCTTTTTCTTTTACCTGAGGCGCCATCGACTGTTCCCTTCCGGTCTTTGGCACGCTGCTGGGGCCCCAATTCTTCTTGAGGATGCCCTGATCCCCGAGGTATTGCGCCGTCTGAACAGCGAATGCCGACATAACGCCAACCCCGAATATCCATTCAAAAGGTGATGACATAGGGGCTTCATAGCACATTTTGACAGCGGCAAGATTGTCTCCCATAACTGCGTTCCTGTTTGTTAATAAAGTAGAACCGGTTATATCCACTCCGGGATTAAATGCAAATCCCGCGGGATTCCAGTATGCCGCGTTGGCGTCATCCGCTATCGCGGTGAATGCTCCCCCCATGCCCATAGGGCGCGCGCCGAAATATGCATATGCCGGGGCGGTAAAAATGACCAGTAACGCCGCAAAAACGATATGTTTTTTATATCTCATTTATGACTCCTTTCCTTGTTATAATAAGATATATGACCAAAATAATCAACATCGCGATAATCGCCCATGTGGACCACGGCAAAACAACTTTGACAGACCACCTGCTGCGGCAGGGGGGAGCTTTTTCTGAAAGGGATGAAGTGCCGGAGCTTGTCATGGACTCCAATGATCTTGAAAAAGAACGGGGTATAACCATATTCTCAAAAAACTGTTCGATACATTATAAGGACAATAAAATCAATATTGTCGATACTCCGGGACATGCCGACTTCGGTTCGGAGGTCGAACGCGTGTTAAAGATGGTGGACAGCGTTCTTTTGCTTGTTGACGCAAAAGAAGGCCCAATGCCCCAGACAAAATTTGTGCTTTCAAAATCCCTCAAACTGGGCTTAAAGCCGATAGTCGTCATAAATAAGATAGATAAAAAAGGCTCCCGTCCTGATAAAGTGATCGACATGATATTCGATCTGTTCGTTAAGCTGGAAGCCACGGACGAACAGCTTGATTTTCCTGTTGTTTATTCTATATCAAGGGAGGGCATGGCAAAATACAACCTTGAAGATGAAGGCAAAGATCTTTCCCCTCTCTTTGAAACGATCCTGAAACATGTAAAGCCTTATCCTGATAAAAGTTCCGAAGCCCTTCAAATGCAGGTGACAAACCTTAAATATGATGATTATGTCGGACGTATAGCTATAGGCCGTGTCAGCAGCGGAAAACTTGAAAAAAACGAGCAGGTTGTTGTCTGTAAAAGGGACGGTTCGATCGTCCCGGGCAAGATCACCAAGCTCTCGATATTCGAAGGATTAAAGCAGCTCGAGATAGAATCAGCGCAGTGCGGCGATATAGTCGCGGTAGCCGGTATGCCCGACATAACCATAGGGGAGACGATATGCACTGCCGATAATCCGAAGCCGATGCCGCTGCTGCAGATCGATGAGCCGACACTTACCATGGAATTTCTCGTGAACGATTCTCCGTTTGCGGGAAAAGAAGGCAAATATGTGACCAACCGGCATCTGAAAGAGCGCATTGACAGGGAGCTCCAGACAAATGTAGGTTTAAGAATAGAATCCATCGGAGGCGCCGACGGATACCGCATTTCAGGCAGAGGAGAGCTCCATCTGTCCATACTTCTTGAGAACATGAGGCGCGAAGGATATGAGATCGCCGTATCGCAGCCGGAAGTTATTATAAAAATAGTTCACGGGGAAAAGATGGAGCCTATAGAGCAGGCTTCGATATCGGTCCCGGAAGAGTTTGCCGGAGCTGTGATAGAAAAGCTGGGCAAAAGAAAAGGCGAGATGCAGGACATGAACGTAAAGAACGGCACGACTTTTCTTAATTATCTTGTGCCGACCAGGGGCCTGCTGGGGTTCCGGGCAGAGTTTATCATGGACACAAAAGGGGAGGGCATACTTCATCATGCTTTCTTCCGGTATGAGAGATATAAAGGGGACATCTCAAAACGGCAGAACGGAGTGCTCATATCGGGGGAGAACGGAAGAAGCGTTGCCTATGCGTTGAATAATCTGCAGGAGAGGGGCAGTCTTTTTATAGGCCCGGGAGTTTCTGTCTATACAGGAATGATAATAGGGGAGAACGCGAGAAGAGAGGATGTCACGGCAAACCCTTGCAAAGAGAAAAAGCTTACAAATATGAGAGCCTCCGGTTCTGATGACCTCGTAAAGCTGACGCCGCCGATAAAGTTATCGCTTGAGCAGGCGCTTGAGTTCATCAACAATGACGAGCTTGTGGAGATAACGCCTCAGAATATCAGGTTAAGGAAGAAATACCTGACGGAGAACGAGCGAAAAAGACAAAAGTAATATTGTCTTAATACTTCTCAAGTCTTTTCTTAAGAAGATTATGTTCCTGAACGATCTCTTTCGGCAGATCTTTCCCGAACATCTTGAAGAATTCTTTCTGGTCCTCGAGTTCTTTTCTCCACCCTTCCCTGTCAATGTGCAGGAGTTTTTGCATTGCGACCATCGAGACATCGAGACCGGTAAGGTCTATATCCTTGGAGTCGGGGATATAACCGATCGGAGATTCCACCGCTTTTACTTTTTGCCTGCAGCGGTCGATTATCCATTCAAGGACCCTGAGATTCTCGCCGTAACCGGGCCACATGAATTTTCCGCTTTCATCCTGTTTAAAC
It includes:
- a CDS encoding RNA methyltransferase, translated to ANLSSTINDLKEQGLWIVGIDHNGSNKLSEIDYALPLAIVIGGENKGIAPLVKTRCDFMVRIPMRGQISSLNASVAAAIIMYEAYRKRKPQKF
- a CDS encoding SemiSWEET family transporter; translated protein: MIFKFIALLAAFLTSTGFVPQIIKGLKTGHLKDVSLVTLSFSSIGTFFWAIYGIYLGDWIIIVANFFTCATVVILMIMKYWYRQA
- the typA gene encoding translational GTPase TypA, with the translated sequence MTKIINIAIIAHVDHGKTTLTDHLLRQGGAFSERDEVPELVMDSNDLEKERGITIFSKNCSIHYKDNKINIVDTPGHADFGSEVERVLKMVDSVLLLVDAKEGPMPQTKFVLSKSLKLGLKPIVVINKIDKKGSRPDKVIDMIFDLFVKLEATDEQLDFPVVYSISREGMAKYNLEDEGKDLSPLFETILKHVKPYPDKSSEALQMQVTNLKYDDYVGRIAIGRVSSGKLEKNEQVVVCKRDGSIVPGKITKLSIFEGLKQLEIESAQCGDIVAVAGMPDITIGETICTADNPKPMPLLQIDEPTLTMEFLVNDSPFAGKEGKYVTNRHLKERIDRELQTNVGLRIESIGGADGYRISGRGELHLSILLENMRREGYEIAVSQPEVIIKIVHGEKMEPIEQASISVPEEFAGAVIEKLGKRKGEMQDMNVKNGTTFLNYLVPTRGLLGFRAEFIMDTKGEGILHHAFFRYERYKGDISKRQNGVLISGENGRSVAYALNNLQERGSLFIGPGVSVYTGMIIGENARREDVTANPCKEKKLTNMRASGSDDLVKLTPPIKLSLEQALEFINNDELVEITPQNIRLRKKYLTENERKRQK